A portion of the Megalobrama amblycephala isolate DHTTF-2021 linkage group LG23, ASM1881202v1, whole genome shotgun sequence genome contains these proteins:
- the LOC125258951 gene encoding histone RNA hairpin-binding protein, which yields MSEHRRYKCENDYKPDENRNKGASRWSHCRKRGADGVLRKSNAEEEPARDQRCSQSSRRPESFTTPESDGPVSRVKNWGDEVEAEEMRSNVRRDMHRYRRRILAADFPQRDRKISSGSSDSRDSRDSKDSPAKGDMETDETTLVRRQKQINYGKNTLAYDRYIKEVPKHMRQQGVHPKTPNKFKKYSRRSWDQQIKLWRVKLHAWDPPAEEGGDLQQIEEIDFDEIMDFEFDVECSADTESECPTTNAPSLSLTDDSFTGTPKKMMKIEDAEMS from the exons ATGTCCGAACATCGAAGATACAAATGCGAAAACGATTACAAACCTGACGAGAACAG GAACAAAGGTGCTTCAAGATGGTCCCATTGTAGGAAGCGTGGAGCAGATGGTGTTCTGAGGAAATCTAATGCTGAAGAAGAGCCGGCCAGAGATCAGAGATGTTCACAGAGCTCACGCAGACCAGAAAG TTTTACAACCCCAGAGAGTGACGGACCCGTGTCCAGAGTGAAAAACTGGGGCGATGAGGTGGAGGCTGAGGAAATGCGATCAAATGTCCGGCGTGATATGCATCG ATACAGAAGAAGGATTCTTGCGGCTGATTTTCCTCAAAGAGACAGAAAAATCTCATCTGGAAG TTCAGACTCCAGAGACTCGAGAGACTCCAAAGACTCTCCTGCTAAAGGCGACATGGAGACAGACGAGACCACGCTCGTGAGACGACAGAAACAGATCAATTATGGGAAAAACACGCTCGCGTATGACAGATACATCAAAGAAGTTCCCAA GCATATGAGACAGCAGGGCGTTCATCCAAAGACTCCAAACAAGTTCAAGAAGTACAGCCGGCGCTCCTGGGACCAGCAGATCAAGCTGTGGCGGGTCAAGCTTCACGCGTGGGATCCTCCTGCGGAAGAGGGAGGCGACCTGCAGCAAAT AGAGGAGATTGACTTTGATGAAATCATGGACTTTGAGTTCGATGTGGAGTGTTCGGCGGATACTGAATCCGAGTGTCCAACAACCAATGCACCATCACTGTCTCTGACGGAC GACTCATTCACAGGAACCCCTAAAAAGATGATGAAAATCGAGGATGCCGAAATGTCCTGA
- the fhdc2 gene encoding disheveled-associated activator of morphogenesis 2, protein MATVPIPPPPIPPPPPPPPPPAPASGLTRADSGRKHRLRNLNWERIPKERVEGRESVWSGSLDEDTDLSIDLNSLDELFGQKEGGKPDRASGFRRSLLRCGSPQEMSVDKVTLLDSKRSMNVGIFLRQLKIASREIVEDVRRGAGERYGAEKLAELCKLLPDNEEEARLKKFSGDRSLLAEPDLFILLLVELPSFRMRLDAMILQQEFDPAVTSLCVAARCLREAARELLSCPELHYILRLVLKAGNYMNAGGYAGNAAGFRISSLLKLADTKANKPGMNLLHFVAMEAVKKDKDLLMFPSRLSHVGPASRLSEESVVEDVSRLQSRVSDLRVRAQADAEIQQQTRTFLEVAEVRLNEAQDELESLQKTSKALVEFFCEDDKTFKLEEACLIFHGFCHRFQRAMQENTERELQEQRRVARERENVEKRRSLALCTGLEAERESDDLEHALQRSLSYTGSRRSLRRLSQYFLRSNERNMKSDNQQQPNSNLHPEGFSRDSLHKNDEETEPTLKQAQCLSTDSVCGLQQDAMDSTNPKKSHSRLSTRTVPSDKTFVALGKTRITSHQQGAVNVLPLTGLSPNKVLKVEKLVQDASERLTQIATDALEDAEKKDCVNGKESQRGGTPQTEAETATCLLGETWTNASSPAEASPPLAQEPCSPESGHVYPRVGETLECHTLVKGLRSYESLSPTVTRPAPNHCSKWKKEREAEERDGASSPHAKDDCRQVKTPTRGPSKRLLVPRGGPPNCSGTPRVHTKSTPADSLSRPSPVRPTSIRTSLMTSFTGVQNQLKRNSSARQKVSTPSDTGKLKSNAAEKLKQDEDKRREQFVRGSPLRVSKRLAPNSESPASRTVHSPTAATTAKTIRTAIISAAKAKTSKTPGTRIPGPKIPRPAAQPMWR, encoded by the exons ATGGCCACCGTCCCCATCCCGCCACCCCcgatccctcctcctcctccacctccGCCCCCTCCTGCCCCGGCCAGCGGTCTGACCCGCGCAGACTCGGGCCGCAAACACCGACTGCGCAATCTCAACTGGGAGCGGATCCCCAAAGAGCGTGTGGAGGGCCGTGAGAGTGTGTGGAGCGGCTCTCTGGATGAGGACACTGACCTCTCCATCGACCTCAACTCTCTGGATGAGCTCTTTGGGCAAAAAGAGGGCGGCAAGCCAGACAGGGCCAGCGGGTTTCGGCGTAGTTTGCTGAGGTGCGGGTCTCCACAAGAGATGAGTGTGGACAAA GTTACACTGCTTGACTCAAAACGCAGCATGAATGTTGGGATATTTCTGCGGCAATTGAAAAT TGCTTCTCGGGAGATAGTGGAGGATGTGAGACGAGGAGCTGGAGAGCGTTACGGAGCTGAGAAACTGGCTGAACTCTGCAAGCTTCTGCCTGATAATGAAGAG GAGGCCAGGTTGAAAAAGTTCAGCGGTGACCGTAGTTTACTAGCAGAGCCGGATCTCTTCATTCTCTTACTGGTGGAGTTACCCAG CTTTCGCATGCGTCTGGACGCCATGATCCTCCAGCAGGAGTTTGACCCCGCGGTGACCTCTCTCTGTGTGGCGGCCAGATGTCTGCGGGAGGCGGCTCGAG AGCTGCTGAGCTGCCCCGAGCTTCACTACATCCTGCGACTGGTGCTCAAGGCGGGGAACTACATGAACGCT GGTGGTTACGCTGGGAATGCTGCTGGATTCAGGATTTCCTCTTTGCTCAAACTGGCCGACACCAAAGCCAACAAACCAGGCATGAACCTCCTCCACTTTGTTGCTATG GAGGCTGTGAAGAAGGATAAAGACTTGCTGATGTTTCCCAGCCGCTTGAGTCACGTCGGTCCAGCTTCAAG GTTGTCAGAAGAGTCTGTGGTGGAGGATGTTTCTCGCCTACAAAGCAGAGTGTCGGATCTCAGAGTCCGAGCTCAGGCCGATGCTGAAATCCAGCAGCAGACCAGAACGTTTCTAGAG GTTGCAGAGGTGAGGCTGAATGAAGCTCAGGATGAGCTGGAAAGCTTACAGAAGACCAGCAAAGCTCTGGTGGAGTTCTTCTGTGAAGATGACAAGACCTTCAAACTGGAGGAGGCCTGTCTGATCTTCCACGGCTTCTGCCATCGGTTCCAGAGAGCCATGCAG GAAAACACAGAGAGGGAGTTACAAGAGCAGCGGCGCGTGGCACGCGAGCGTGAGAATGTGGAAAAGCGTCGTTCCCTGGCTCTGTGCACCGGACTGGAAGCGGAGCGCGAATCGGACGACCTGGAGCACGCACTACAGAGGAGCTTAAGTTACACGGGGAGCCGCCGCAGCCTGCGCAGACTCTCGCAGTACTTCCTCCGCTCCAATGAGAGAAACATGAAATCTGACAACCAACAGCAACCAAACTCAAACCTTCATCCCGAAGGATTCAGTAGAGACTCCCTACATAAGAATGATGAGGAAACTGAACCAACACTCAAACAAGCTCAGTGTTTAAGCACAGATTCAGTGTGTGGCCTTCAACAAGATGCAATGGACTCAACAAACCCTAAGAAAAGCCATTCTAGGTTGAGTACAAGGACAGTCCCCAGTGATAAGACTTTTGTTGCTTTGGGAAAAACACGTATCACGTCACATCAGCAGGGGGCAGTGAATGTCTTGCCGCTCACAGGACTATCCCCTAACAAAGTTTTGAAAGTTGAGAAACTGGTTCAAGACGCCTCTGAAAGGCTGACGCAGATAGCGACAGATGCCTTGGAGGATGCTGAGAAGAAGGATTGTGTAAATGGCAAAGAGTCTCAAAGAGGAGGCACGCCACAGACAGAAGCCGAGACAGCCACTTGTCTGTTGGGAGAGACGTGGACAAATGCGTCCTCCCCTGCTGAAGCTAGTCCTCCTCTTGCCCAGGAGCCATGTAGCCCAGAAAGTGGGCATGTTTACCCGCGGGTTGGAGAGACGCTGGAGTGCCACACGCTAGTGAAGGGCCTACGCTCCTACGAGAGCCTTTCGCCAACCGTGACACGACCAGCCCCAAATCACTGCTCCAAATGGAAGAAAGAGCGGGAAGCTGAGGAGCGAGATGGCGCAAGCTCACCCCATGCGAAGGATGATTGCCGTCAGGTGAAAACACCCACTAGAGGACCATCTAAAAGACTGCTGGTACCCCGAGGAGGGCCTCCCAACTGTAGCGGGACTCCAAGAGTGCACACGAAGTCGACTCCTGCCGATAGCTTGTCGCGCCCTTCCCCTGTGCGTCCCACATCCATACGCACATCGCTAATGACAAGCTTCACTGGTGTGCAGAATCAACTCAAACGCAACAGCAGTGCAAGGCAGAAGGTGAGCACCCCGTCTGATACGGGGAAATTAAAGAGTAACGCTGCCGAGAAGTTGAAGCAAGACGAGGACAAGCGGCGTGAGCAGTTTGTAAGAGGCTCGCCACTTCGTGTGTCCAAACGGCTAGCGCCCAACTCTGAATCCCCAGCTTCCCGCACCGTACACAGTCCCACCGCTGCTACGACTGCAAAGACAATCCGCACGGCCATCATAAGTGCAGCCAAAGCCAAGACAAGCAAGACCCCCGGCACTAGAATCCCAGGCCCCAAAATTCCCAGACCTGCCGCCCAACCCATGTGGAGATAG